CGCTCCATAACGGCGGCGGTCTGCTCTCCCACCCCCCACAGGTGGCCGACCGGCAGCGGGTTCAAGAACTCCGCGACCCGGTCCGCCGGGACGACCAGCACCCCGTCCGGCTTGGCCATGCGGGACGCCAGCTTGGCGATGAACTTGTTCGGCGCCACCCCGACCGAAAGCACCAGTCCGGTGGTCCGGAGCACACGGTCCTTGAGGGCCTCTGCAGCGGTCGCAGGGTCGGGCCAGAGCCTCCAGGCCTTCCTGAGATCCAGGAACGCCTCGTCGAGCGAGAGGGGCTCCACAGCGACGCTGAAGGTATCGAACACCTCCTTGACCTGTTTCGACTTGGCGATGTAAGCCGGAAAGCTCGGCTGGACGAAGATGCCGTTCGGACAAAGCCGGCGGGCCCGGGCGGTGGGCATAGCGGAGCGCACGCCGTACCGGCGCGCCTCGTAGGAGGCGGAGGTGACCACGCCGCGGCCGGAAGTGCCGCCGACGATCACGGGTTTGCCCCGGAGCGACGGCTCGTTGAGGGTCTCGACTGACGCGTAGAAGGCGTCCAGGTCGGCGTGGAGGATGGGGCTCGACCAGTTCCCGGCCGGGCCGGTCACCGGGGTGGGACGAGCGTCCGAAGGAGACGCACGGAGAGTTTCACCTTCGGACGCTCAACCTCCACCTCGCACGGTCGAACACGTGTTCGTGACAACGGTAGAGGCTTCCCGGGACCAAGTCAAGCATCCCGGGCAGCCTCGAGAAGCAGCTACTGCGATACGTCGATGGTCCAGGGCCCGGAGGCGGTCACGTCCACCACGTAGATGCCGTCGGCGAATATCTCCACCGTCTTCTCACCTGTGAAGTCGCTCAGCTCGTTGGCCAGCAGCGTCACCACGGAACCGTCCGCCGAGTTGATCAGCTGGGGGGCAAATAGCCCGGCTCCCTTGTAGGTGATCCGGAACTTCGCCGGACCGGCCTTGAGGGAGAAGAACTCCGAAGCTGCCGCCTTGTCACCCTCGAGCTTCTTGGGGGGCAGCGGCGCCTCGGTCGGCACCGACTGGTCGATGTCCACGCTCCACTTGCCCCTGGTGGCGATGTCCAGCGTGTAGTCGCCCACCGGAAGCCCGACGGCCTTGGAACCCTCGTAGTTGCCGATCTCGTTGACCAGAAGGTTCTGGGTGTCGCCGGAGCCGTACTGAACGACGAAGTTCGCGCGGCCCTCGTGGTTGAGGGTGAACACGGTAAGTCCCCCGCCCGCCTTGAAGGTCACCTTCTTGCTGCCACTTCCCTCGAACTCCTGGCCTTCCACCTTCTCGACGCGCGGAAGCTCTTCGCCGGGAGCGGCGGTTCGCTCGGGCGCTGCGACAACCGGGCCTTCGTTGTTGTTGGCCACCAGAAGGCCCGTGGTGACCGCGACAGCGATCAGCAGGAGCACTCCGGCGCCGATCACGTACCACTTGAACCTGTTCCAGAACTCGTTCATCAAAAGCCTCTCTGTCCGCCGGACGCGCGGACGCCCAGGCCCTCATTTACCGCCGCCATGTGGTTCGTCTCTTAAAAGAAGCCGAGCGCGGATCGCGCAAGCTCGCTCATTTTGTCCGGCCCCCAAGGGGGCTGCATAGTCATCTCGGAGGTGACGCTAGATATCCCCTCAACGCTTGCTGCTGCCTCGCGAATCTCGTTTTCGATCTGTGCGCCTGCGGGGCAACCCACCGAGGTGAGGGTAAAGATGATCTGAGCTTCACCGTCGTCGGTGACGGCAACTTCGTACACCAGGCCCAGGTCGACGATGTTGATGCCGATCTCGGGATCCTGAACAACCTTTAGTGCTTCCATAACCTGATCTGAAGTGGGCATGATCCAAGTTTAGTCCACGCAGCGCGCCTAGCGGCTGAAGCCGTTCC
This window of the Actinomycetota bacterium genome carries:
- the dinB gene encoding DNA polymerase IV, whose translation is MTGPAGNWSSPILHADLDAFYASVETLNEPSLRGKPVIVGGTSGRGVVTSASYEARRYGVRSAMPTARARRLCPNGIFVQPSFPAYIAKSKQVKEVFDTFSVAVEPLSLDEAFLDLRKAWRLWPDPATAAEALKDRVLRTTGLVLSVGVAPNKFIAKLASRMAKPDGVLVVPADRVAEFLNPLPVGHLWGVGEQTAAVMERLGLKTIGDVAACPPSVLERALGSHGAGLSQLASGRDGREVVADLVAKSVGAEETFQTDLVEETAKLGALLKLSDRVASRLRGRGISGKTVSLKVRLSTFETFSRSKTLKQEIDGATAIYGLARELLESFLEGKPPSRRRIRLLGVSVTNLSQWPATEQIVFERQPEWGAAEIALDRVRMRFGE
- a CDS encoding metal-sulfur cluster assembly factor, with product MPTSDQVMEALKVVQDPEIGINIVDLGLVYEVAVTDDGEAQIIFTLTSVGCPAGAQIENEIREAAASVEGISSVTSEMTMQPPWGPDKMSELARSALGFF